The Danio aesculapii chromosome 8, fDanAes4.1, whole genome shotgun sequence genome window below encodes:
- the egr3 gene encoding early growth response protein 3: MTGKLADKIPITMSSLINTIPDSLYPEEDIPTSMNIFTNPDSISHYSQMNTDNIMDLGMGGEKGSGEIQYGSGSFQSGRSGQTVTYLGKFAFDTPPSGSIGGSGWCPDNNIISLVSAGILGVSPSPGNITTQTSSSSGSMGGQSSDMEQVYAPPLPAYSTCGEIYPEQVTFHHSPATSSSLPYPSSDYHTTSKPGMDGSLFSMIPDYNLFHHQGDVGVMEHKPFQTMDPIRVNPPPITPLETIRAFKDKQQIHPGFLGGQQHVSQHHQPSQTLALKPIRPRKYPNRPSKTPVHERPHACPAENCDRRFSRSDELTRHLRIHTGHKPFQCRICMRSFSRSDHLTTHIRTHTGEKPFSCEFCGRKFARSDERKRHAKVHLKQKDKKPTDKGSSAGAGGNHTSPPSSCGSAGPSSTNIMTVTTCA; encoded by the exons ATGACAGGTAAACTAGCGGACAAGATCCCTATTACCATGAGCAGTTTAATCAACACCATACCTGACAGTCTCTATCCAGAAGAAGACATCCCAACTTCTATGAACATTTTCACAAACCCGGACTCCATTTCGCACTACTCGCAGATGAATACAG ATAATATCATGGACTTGGGGATGGGCGGTGAGAAGGGCAGCGGAGAAATTCAGTACGGCTCCGGCAGCTTCCAGTCTGGGCGAAGCGGGCAGACCGTCACCTACCTGGGCAAGTTTGCATTCGACACCCCCCCTTCAGGGAGCATCGGAGGCTCCGGCTGGTGTCCTGACAACAACATCATCAGCCTGGTGAGTGCAGGAATCCTAGGGGTGTCCCCCTCACCTGGAAACatcaccacccagacgtcttcgTCCAGCGGCAGCATGGGCGGCCAGTCTTCAGACATGGAGCAAGTATACGCACCACCCCTTCCTGCCTACTCCACCTGTGGAGAAATATACCCAGAGCAGGTGACGTTCCACCACAGTCCGGCCACATCCTCATCCTTGCCCTACCCAAGCTCCGACTACCACACCACCTCCAAACCAGGCATGGACGGCAGTCTCTTTTCCATGATCCCAGACTACAATCTCTTCCATCATCAGGGAGACGTAGGGGTGATGGAGCATAAACCCTTTCAAACTATGGACCCTATCAGGGTGAACCCGCCTCCCATAACTCCCCTGGAGACCATTCGAGCTTTTAAGGATAAGCAGCAGATCCATCCCGGGTTCCTCGGTGGGCAACAGCACGTCTCACAACATCATCAACCCTCTCAGACACTAGCTCTCAAGCCTATCCGTCCGAGAAAGTATCCCAACAGGCCGAGCAAGACTCCTGTCCACGAGAGACCACACGCCTGTCCGGCCGAGAACTGTGACCGGCGTTTTTCACGATCCGATGAGTTGACGCGGCATCTGCGCATCCACACGGGACACAAGCCCTTCCAGTGCCGCATCTGCATGCGGTCTTTTAGTCGCAGTGACCATCTAACCACACACATCCGCACACACACCGGCGAGAAGCCGTTCTCTTGCGAATTCTGCGGACGCAAGTTTGCGCGGAGCGACGAGCGAAAGCGGCACGCCAAGGTGCACCTCAAACAGAAGGACAAGAAACCCACGGACAAGGGCAGTAGTGCTGGGGCAGGGGGGAACCACACTTCTCCTCCCAGCTCCTGTGGGAGCGCAGGACCCAGCAGTACCAATATCATGACCGTCACCACTTGTGCATGA